The sequence ATCCCAAGccgccttcgcaattgcgaacaaagtgttcgcaaatgcgaccctaaCAAACCAGGCCATGCATCACAAATGCGACTTCCAACCTCGTATTTGCGTTAAGGTGGAGTGAATAGCGGAAgaaaattttggagaagaaagagtgaGGAAAAGTGGGCTCCACtagttaaattaaaaaaaaaaaaaaaacaaaattttgaaAAGCTTCACTTGCTGCAACGCGAGTGTATTACACACATTTTGCCATGTCACTTTGAAGGGTTTAAGAGATACACTGAAAAATAACTTAAGGTGTCTACTTGATAAATAGGTCTGTTGAGGTGTCAATTTGATCTTGTGGACAACTTAAAGTGGTCATTTATGTATTTCGCCTATTAAGAATAATTGTATGTTGGTTGCTAGCATTAAAAGGCTGATCCAAATTAAAAGTGATCTGCTAAGGTTTAAAGTTAAATAAATCTATAAGACACCTCGTAATGTATGGGGTCTATGGTGTAGATACCCGGAtgtaatttctaatttaataatAGGCTAATACATAGTGAAAAACTCTCGCTGCTTCTATCTCGAGGATTAGGCTTAGCTGACCCTTGTTAAATCTTTGTGTtgttttttcttctctatttactTTATTTATGATTGTGCGCTATTTAACTCGCGATCTTCCGCGATACTTAGAAAGTCAAGATTTTGTATAGTCAAGTTAGTAATTGGAAATTTTAACGTTTTCACAATTAGAGGGCTAACTTGTAAAAGACCCAATAAAGTTCAAACCGAACAAAATCGAATTGAAATAATCGAACTGAAAAGAAGAAAATTGAACCACACCGAATTAAATTCGATTCTGTTTTCAAAAATGGGGATTTGCTATTAGAAAATCGGAAATGAAAGAAACTGTACCAAAACTCTAGTCTAGAAATAAAACCGAACGACGTCCGATGAACAGCAATAATTTTAGCGATTCAAATTTTCTTCCGCCAAAAGACCTTTTTTCCTCTTTGTGTTGATAGTGATGATGATTTCTTCTGAAATGTCAGCCTTTATACAAGACAATAAAACAAACACATAGAAGCCTTCATGTGACGAATCTTGTCGCTTTTCCAGTACGTACCCACATACACATGTTAGAGATAGTCAGAAACCACCCAAAGGCTACATCGCTTTTCACTTAAATTACCCATTCTAGACATCATTTACTTTTTCTTATGATAATATTAATGCGTTTGTACATGTCTCAATGGATCTTGAGGAAAAGTAGAATTTATATCAAGACTTTGTACGTATTGTTTTCCTATGATGGAAATCTAGGTTAAAAATCTAGTTGTGGaacagaaaatagaaagaaaatattataaTGATTGTATACAAGTGGCGTAGGCCGGTGAAATACATTATCAAATTATGTAAACATGATTATCATAAATTAAAAACTGTTTTTACTATAGCCTTTGCTAGTTTTATATTACCTACCCCTCCATCTCATTTTATGAGAAATGTTCGAAATACTAGAGTCAAAGCACCTAAATTTTATTTCTGTAAATTCGGAtatagatttttaatttttttttataaaaaaatagtagAAACTACGTGAAAGCACAGGAAGTCAACATAGTTAatactttaaaatatttaaagagtTTGAGCTAATTATAGAGAGATAAAAAATGATTGACGCCTCAAGTCGTAATATTATCAGATGATTAATTGGAACAAAAGAAGTACTATATGTTAGGACCCGGTGGCACTAAACACTACTGCACAGCgaaataaaataaatgatcaacgaaaccaaaaataaatgacacaatatttaacgtggttcaccTAAAACGTTTAGGCTACGTCCACAAATCCGACACCAACTTCCACTAAAACATTTAGCAGGCATACAAAGAGAGACTTCCCCAATAATTTGGACGTACAACAATTCCTGAGCTCTACCCAAAATAGTGGCGCACACAAAAGTGTTTCTCGAAAAATACCCGACTAGTATTCTACTCAGTATTTTGTCACTCCCCTATTAGGAAACATTCCTAAAGGAACTATATCTCTCTCCCTCTCAAACTCTTTCTTCTTgagttttgatatatttttttttggtgtgttatacaatgaaatggaagggggtatttatagttttgagatAGGGACCAAAAGtgcaaatctcacctaccaagaaGGATCAATTTGCAATATTCTCATCTCACCTACCACTCATTGCATCATTGCTTATCTCACTAAGGAGAGTTGCATCATTGCTTACCTCTCCCATACATCACCATAATTGTTGGAAAAactaacaattctcccccttcCAACTATATGGTGGATCCACTATCCCTGCAGCTTCTCTACAGAACTCAAACTTCCCTTTCGGTAAAGTCTTGGTCAACATGTCCGATCCATTTTCGTCTGTATGGATCTTTTCAAGCCGCAACATCCTCTTCTCCAACACATCCCTGATCCAATTATATCTCACATCAATATGTTTGGATCTGGAATGGAATGAGGCATTCTTCGCAAGGTggatagcactttgactatcacaaaataaCTGATAACCGTCTTGCGAAAAtccaagttcagttaagaacttcTTCATCCATATCAATTCTTTGCAAGCCTCCGTTGCTGCGATGAATTCAACTTCAGTAGTTGATAATGCAACACATTTTTGCAACTTTGATTGCCATGACACAGCTCCCCCTGAAAAGTTAATCAAGTATCCTGAAGTTGATTTTCTAGAATCAACATCTCCGGCCATATCTGCATCAGTATAGCCAACCAACACAGGGTTGTCTTCTCCAAAACATAAGCATAGTTTGGAGGTTCCTCGAAGATACCTGAGAATCCACTTAACAGcatcccaatgttcctttcctgGATTAGAAAGAAATCTACTTACCACTCCTACAGCGTGAGCGATATCTGGCCGTGTACAAACCAtggcatacatcaaacttcctactgCTGAAGCATATGGAATCCGCTCCATCTTTCTTCTCTCATCATCTGTTGACGGGCTTTGCTTGGTGCTCAATCTAAAGTGGTTAGCAAGAGGACAGCTAACTGCTTTAGTTTTCTCCATGTTGAACCGTTGAAGTACCTTCTcgatgtacttctcctgagacaaCCATAACTTCTTGGCTTCTCGGTCTCGCATAATCCTCATCCCAAGGATCTGTTTTGCTGGCCCCAAGTCTTTCATGGCGAAGAATTTGCTTAGCTGTTCTTTTAAGCTATTAATTCTGGAAACATTCCGGCCaacaatcaacatatcatccacatagagCAATAGGATGATGAAATCATCGTCAGAAAACTTCTGAGCGAACACACAATGGTCTGAAGTTGTCTTCTTGTAGCCGTGTTGCCCCATCACCGACTcgaacttcttgtaccactgccttggtgcctgttTTAAGCCATAGAGGCTTTTCCTCAATCTACAAACGTAGTCCTCTTTCCCCTTTTGCTGGAAACCGTCTGGTTGCTCCATGTatatctcctcttccaaatcaccATGTAGGAAGGcggtttttacatccatctgctCAACCTCCAGGTTGAGGCTTGCTGCTAATCCCAGCACCGTGCGTATTGAGGTCATTTTCACAACTGGTGAGaatatttcatcaaagtcaatgCCTTTCCTTTGATTGAAACCTTTGACGACCAATCTTGCTTTGAATCTCGGAAGGGAATTGTGTTCATCATGCTTCATCTTGAACACCCACTTATTCTTCAAAGCTCTCATGCCTTTCGGCAACTTCACCAGCTCAAACGTCTTGTTCTCATGCAAGGATTTCATCTCGTCTTGCATGGCTTCTATCCACTTCTCCTTATGTTCATCATCAATAGCTTCTTCAAAGCTGTCGGGTTCTCCCCCGTCAGTGAGTAACACATACTCATGTGGAGAATATCTGGTAGACTGTTGCACAACTCTTCCAGATCTTGTGTGATAAGGAGGGTTATTGAGGATTGGTGGTTGAGGTTGATCCTCCTCGTCTGCATCATCATCACCATTGTCCTCGTTACCTTCAGTATCTGCTGGTTCATCTTCATTAGGAAGATCAGGGGCTTCAGGTTGATTATCCTGAACATCATCTCCAACTTGTCTCGGCACCACTGTTGGAGGCAACTCAAACTCAGCAGAATCATCAGTGGACTTCTCTACTTTGTCAATGTCTTCAATTGTTTGGTCCTCAACGAACACGACATCTCGACTCCTGACGAGCTTCTTCTGCACCGGATCATAGAACTTATAGCCAAGCATGTCTTGACCATAGCCGATGAATACACACTCCCTTGTCTTGACATCAAGTTTGCTCCTTTCATCTTTCGGAACATGGACATAGGCTTTGCAACCAAATACCCGTAATTGATCATAAGAGATATCTCTTCCTGACCAAATCTTTTCTGGAGCCTCGTACTGAAGAGGGACACAGGGTGAATGGTTCAGCACATAGGCTGCTGTAACTAGAGCTTCACCCCAGAAAGCCTTTGGTAACTTTGAATGAGAGAGTAAACATCTGGTTCTCTCGATAAAAGTTCTGTTCATCCTCTCAGCCAAGCCATTCAACTGGGGAGTTTTAGGAGGTGTGAACTGATGTCGAATACCATGCTCTTTACAGTAAGCATCAAATTGACCCTGGTATTCACCGCCATTGTCTGTCCGGATGCACTTCAACTTCTTACCAGTCTCTCTTTCCACCAAGGTCAGAAACTGTTTGAAAACTTGAAACACTTGATCCTTGGTCTTCAGCGTGTATACCCATGTCTTTCGTGAATGATCATCAATAAAGGTCACGAAATATCGGGCACCACCGAGGGACTTCTTGAAAGGTCCACATACATCTGAGTGTACCAGATCCAACACATTTTGCCTTCTGGAAGGAGGGAATCTTTTGAACGAAACTCTGTTTTGTTTCCCAGCTAAATAGTCAGCATACTTCTTCAACTGGATCTGGTTTAGACCTGGTAAGGCGTTCTTCTTTACCAAACGCACCATTGACTTCTCACTCATGTGGCCAAGACGTCTATGCCACAACTTGATATTGCTATCATTCTCCGCAACATTTATAACTTGTTGGGAGATGCTCGCCTGGGTCACGTACAACTTTGACTGCTTCGTGCCCCGCGCCACCACCAATGAGCCCTTCGTGAGCTTCCATTGGCCATTATGGAAGGTATTGCAGTAACCTTCCTCATCGAGCTTGTCTACGGAGATCAGATTCAGGCGCATATCTGGAACATGCCTGACATCTCTTAAAAGTAGCTTCATCCCATTCATGGTCTCTAGGCAAACATCACCTTTGCCTACAACTGTTGAGAAATTGGCATTTCCCATCTTTACACGACCAAAGTCTCCAGGTGTGTAAGATGAGAAGAGTTCTCTCCGTGGCGTCGCATGAATGGTAgccccactatcaatcacccagGTCATCTCTTGGGTTGTCAGATTGATAATGTCGTCATCGTAGACAACGTTGAACTCACCAAAGGAGTTCGTTTCATCATCACTGCTTTCTTCGGGCTTCACCTTTTTGCCTTTGTTCTTCTTCTGGTCATTCTGGAACTGTCGGCAAAATCTTTTGATATGCCCCTTCTTTTTGCAGTAATGGCACTCAACATTTGCAAATTTGTTGGATTTACCTCTGCTCTTATCTCTGTTACTCTGGCTCTTATTTTGACTTCTCCCCCTGGTCGTAACAGCCAACACCTCTGACTGTGAAGAAGATGTTCCTTGTGATCGGCGTCTCATTTCTTCATTCAGAATGCCACTCTTGACTGTCTCCATGTTTACCACACCGTTGGGTGCAGAATTGGTGATTGAAACCTTCAAGGTTTCCCATGACTCTGGGAGTGTTGCCAGCACCATAAGAGCAAGTACCTCGTCATCGAACTTTATGCCCATTCCCGACAACTGGTCGACAATCCCTTGTATTTCATTAAGGTGATCTGCCACAGTTGTCCCTTCTACATATTTTACTTGCATTAATTTTGTCAAGTAAAATAATTTGTTGTTACCTGTTTTAGAGGCATACAACTCTTCGAGCTTGTCCCATAACGACCTTGCATGTGTCACACCAGAAATGTGGTTGTACACATTGTCTTCAACAAATTGCCGTATGTAGCCGCACACTTGGTTGTGCTCAAATTCCCAGTCCTCGTCTGACTTATCTTCAGGTTTCTGAGAACTGAACACCGGCAGGTGCATCTTTGTCATGAACAGGAGATCCTTCATCTTGTTTCTCCATAAGTGATAATTTGTGCCATTCAGGTTGACCATCTTGCTTGTCCTCGCCTCCATTTAGATCAGAATTTGACAGACTTCTGCAATCTAAAAAAAATTCCGACGGTGAATAGTAACCGTGGATATGAATAGTGCCCGTATGGatgaatagtactcgtatgtatgAATAGTACTCTAACcaaagctctgataccacttgttaggacccGGTGGCACTAAACACTACTGCACAGCGgaataaaataaatgatcaacgaaaccaaaaataaatgacacaatatttaacgtggttcaccTAAAACGTTTAGGCTACGTCCACAAATCCGACACCAACTTCCACTAAAACATTTAGCAGGCATACAAAGAGAGACTTCCCCAATAATTTGGACGTACAACAATTCCTGAGCTCTACCCAAAATAGTGGCGCACACAAAAGTGTTTCCCGAAAAATACCCGACTAGTATTCTACTCAGTATTTTGTCACTCCCCTGTTAGGAAACATTCCTAAAGGAACTATATCTCTCTCCCTCTCAAACTCTTTCTTCTTGagttttgatatatatatttttttggtgtgttatacaatgaaatggaagggggtatttatagttttgagatAGGGACCAAAAGtgcaaatctcacctaccaagaaGGATCAATTTGCAATATTCCCATCTCACCTACCACTCATTGCATCATTGCTTATCTCACTAAGGAGAGTTGCATCATTGCTCACCTCTCCCATACATCACCATAATTGTTGGAAAAActaacactatatatatatataacttaaacggTAAACTATATCTTCTGAAGTTAAGGCTGACAAAAACGAAAACAGCAACTAAAGAAGTGAAATAAACCAATTCTTTGCTTCTAACTTATACCCTCATCGTGTCAAAAACAATTTTAAATAACCATGACTAATTAACTTAGGTTAGCACAAGAGTAATGTGGACCTTATAGCATGCTTAATTATTTTTCAGGCTAGTCATCTAGAATGAGTTCAAGTTCCATACAATCACAATGTTAAAGATATTAATACAATATGTTGACTTATAAAGTACACAAACCTTTTTGTAGTAAGCTTTAACCAATAACATACGTAAAAATGACAACTAACCTATTATAAAAAGTTAAATTACATTAATAATATAAAACTATTTACACAATTTTCATCACTTAAACCCATCCAAAATTACCTTTGCCTTAACTCATAATATGTTGAGAGATAGAATTTCCGTCCCCACTTGAATTCTAACTTTAGGGGCACTTATATATGGAGTAAAATTATTTGGTAGCTAGAGTATCGATAGAGACAATAATGTCCTTTTCAACACGGTAAAATCTGGCCTTTgaagaaacaaataaataaaagcaaaaagCACCAAATCATTTTGACTCCTAGATATAAGTAGTTGGGTCATGAAAATTTTCCACATGCATCCCACGGAAAATACATATATACCATCTTAATATATAGTACCCCTTTTTCAATTTATGatagaattggaagtttaagctaaattatttccaaatttagactTTTTGGAacataccaaaaagaaaataggtaaGCTGGAACGGAGGGATTAGTATTGTATAACGAGTTCATTAGTTAGTcaagaaaattttcatttttaaaagttCAAAACTGGACACAAGTTTACCATTTCTTAAGCCAATGACTCTTGCACTtcacaaaaatattttccctctttTCTACTTCTTTCAGTCAGTCTTTGCTTCCAAGCATCAATGAGTTTTTGAAACCATAAAAAAGGAGCTTTTGCACGGCCACAAGAGGGAAGAGAATGAAAATGCAGTGGCTATGGCGGAATTGGTTGGCAGCAGCGGCAGTACTATTGGTGGTCATAGCGGCGGCGTCGGCGTCTGCTGGCGGCGGAAATGTGAGTTATGACGGAAGGTCGTTGATAATTGATGGGCAAAGGAAGATGTTGTTTTCTGGTTCTATTCACTATCCTCGAAGCACTCCTGATGTACGTCTTTCCCTTTCTCAATTAACTTCTATCGTGTAAAATGATTTGACAATTATGAGTTcacttaaaaaataattatagataaCTGTTCATGAAAAATACTTGTGTAAAATATTTTACACTAGTTGTATATCAGTAGCATAGTTAGGTGAACTCTGACATATGCTACCACAAAAAGTGGGTTTCTTGAAAACGTTTAAGGAAGGATCTAAGTTTAAATTTACTTGATCGAAAAAATGGATAAAACCAAAATAAACTGACAGGCCACTCTTATTTAAACAACACATGTAGTAGGAAACTATTGTAGCCATGTGAATAGTGGGATTATTATTATATAACATAACATAGGTAAGCAAACCACTAAAGAAATACTTAAGTAGGATATAGCATTGGGCTTTTAAATTAATGGTTAGGATTAAGAATCTCCCTGGTAATTGCATCTGAATCTAATTTTCTCTAAGATGTTTAAACTTTCTTTTGgcgaggggggaggggggggggagtaTATTATATTCCCTCTTTTCTAACcataataattttatatgttatgTATAGATGTGGCCATCTCTAATATCAAAAGCTAAAGAAGGTGGGATAGATGTGATTGAGACCTATGTTTTTTGGAACCTTCACGAATCCCAACCTGGACAGGTacttacatacatacatatatagaCACATGCAAATACATATAGACATGTATACACATATTTAACAAATTGATTGCGTTTTGTGAATTGATCATATGAACTAGTTAATCCTAATGTTTCTTAGTAAactagtattttttattttgtttttagtaCGATTTCAGCGGAAGGCGTGACATAGTAGCATTTATTAAACAAATTCAAGCACAAGGTCTCTATGCCTGCCTTCGCATTGGACCCTATATTGAGGGAGAATGGACTTACGGGTAATTTTTTACATGCTTCAACTTTTTGATCTTTGCATCCACAATCCCAAAGTAGTTCTATGTTTAACTTTTGGTCCCTCTTTTGTGGAAAATTGACATCTTTATAGAGGTTTTCCCTTTTGGTTACGTGATGTCCCTGGCATTGTCTTTCGCTCAAATAACGAACCCTTCAAGgtaattttctttttctcaaaaacttttcCCCCAAAGTCTCATTACCGCAATATAACATCATTTTACAactaaaaaaagaaattgaaaatagcTTAGCGATTTGCTTTCTTGAATTTCTTGACAGTTGTACATGCAAAACTTCACAACAAAAATAGTGAACCTGATGAAATCAGAAGGATTGTATGCTTCACAAGGAGGCCCAATCATACTCTCCCAGGTTAAGTCTCCACATTTTTATGAGGTCTTTTGCAGCGGCTGTCAAAAATCGTACTATATTAGTCATTTTATATTCGCATCATTTTGAATCAATTTTTGAAATAGAAAAAATCTCAACTCATAACCGTTATCTTCAGAGATATAGCGGTCGTTTGGTACGAGGTATAAGAAGATATAtgggtggtataaaaatttaataccaccataatactttgtttggttagcaaaccaggtataagttattccgATGTTAATTTTAACAcggggataacttataccttatagagggtggggtaattagcaccggtataacttatatcttcttcttataaattatacaattgtcattcttaatacaacataccaaatagtgaataaacaacaatcccagcataacttatcccaacataacttataccggcataagccctattccaaccaaacgacccctaagagtACAACTTGATTTGCACCACTTAATTAGTTATACTAATCCGTTTCGTGAGTCAACTTACTTTATTCAACAAAGAAATCATATTGGCCTCCAACTTGTTGCAAAAGCAGCCAGTCTTTTTGTTGGGAACCATGTGAATATGCTGTTTAAGTTTCAATTTTCATGTACTGAAACATTTTTTGGTAGTGGAGACCAGAGGGCGTGTGTGGGAGTTTACAAGGTAGTAGTATGGAGCAGCAAAGTGCAAAAAACCGATATCTATATGTACTTAAAGCAATTAATTGAAGTACAAGTAAAAAGACTCATTTACACCCTTAAATGACCTATAGTTCTTTTTCAGAATTTAGTGTTAGATAAAGTCTCTTTCAGAAAAAATATTCTCAATGGTCTAATACGACCTAGTCTGTTCTCTAATAACATCAATAGATGTTTCTATTTTAATATGACTTAATCTATACACACGAATAATGTAAAGAATATTTACACTATTAGTATAACTTAACATATTATTAACTCCACTTTTATTTAAAGGTTACCATTTTTATCTTGTTACACTATTAACATACATAAATTAAACTCATTTGAATAATACACGCAGATTGAGAATGAATATCAAAATGTAGAAAAAGCATTCGGAGAAAATGGGCCACCTTATGTCCTTTGGGCAGCACAGATGGCTGTGGAACTTCAAACTggggtgccatggtgcatgtgcAAGCAAGATGATGCTCCTGATCCTGTTGTATGTTCCctccttaattatttttttttaaaatttatgacgGTAGTGTCCAAACAAGCTTACGTACACCTCGACAATTATACAGTGTACCTACTACCTATCCGCACAAATGTGGGATAACTCTATCCGCTATGCTTAGGTAGATGGAAAGAAATATCTCTTCTTTCTCAACAAACTACTTCAATTTCATTTTCTcaactctttccttcttgttcttcactaattttattttttttcattttctaaatttttttctcTCTACCACATATCACACTTTATAGAACATGTTTTGATAACCAAAGAATTCTCGAGAATCTGCTAATGAATGGTTCAAAGCTCGATGGATAATAAAACCATCCATCACGTATCATGTGCCTAATCCACACATCACGTGTTGCGCTCCTATCACTGAACCAAAGATTAGGAGGCGCATGATTTATAACCCAAAAAGAAAGCTAACTTTCAATTAAATTTGATAAAAAAAAGAATACTCAAGGACCTGAAACTTATATGAAAGTGAAAAAAAGAGAGGACTCAAGGACCTGCAGCCAGTGGCGAATACAcgtattgaacaccctttgtcgggatttttttttcacttctttcaaatttgaataccTTGAGTAAATTCCTAACTTCACCACTACCTGCAGCTAACTTTGTTTACTACAGATTAATGCATGCAATGGGTTGAGATGTGGAGAAACATTTGTAGGACCTAATTCACCAAACAAGCCTTCAATCTGGACAGAGAACTGGACAAGCTTGTAAGCTGTTCTACTCTACTTTCCTATTTATGCAGTATATAATGAATGAAGTTGCGTAAACATCTTTATTTTGGTCTTAAAAGCTATCAAGTCTATGGTCAGAATGCAACACTCAGATCAGCAGAAGACATAGCATATCATGTTGCCCTGTTCATTGCGAGGAAGAATGGAACCTTCATCAACTATTACATGGTAAAATTAACACCCACAAAAGATTTTCTATTGCAACATCTTTGCCTCATGCCAAACAACTGAAGATACTATTCAAGTCCGCTGTATCAAACATAAGCTGATTTATCAAGGTTCTCTGACTTCACTATCAGTATCATGGAGGAACCAATTTTGGCAGGACTGCTGCTGAATTTATGATAACAAGTTACTATGATCAAGCTCCGTTAGATGAGTATGGTAAGCAATCCAGAGATTTCACTTACGCTTCCAAGTTTTCGCTACTTCTGACTGAGAATTCAACTACAGGTTTAATCAGACAACCAAAATGGGGACATCTGAAAGAGTTACATGCTGCGGTTAAGTTATGCTCAGAGACCATACTTTCTGTATTCCCCTCCATGCAGTCCTTAGGTGAACAACAAGAGGTAAAAAAACTGTTTCCATTATCATGATGATCATCTTCAATGTAAAAGCCTACAAATACCGCGTACATAACAAACTGATTTATCTCACCCCCTCTCCCCTACAATGTGCAAACCAGGCTTATGTATTCAGTGGAGATTCTGGAGCTTGTGCAGCATTTCTAGTGAACATAGATAACAGAAAAAGTGTACTAGTACAGTTTCAAAATTCGTCATATGAGTTACCTCGGCAATCTATAAGCATCTTACCTGACTGCAAGACTGTATCCTTCAATACGGCAAAGGTAAATTCTGACATACTTAAAAAGTTTCTTTCAATTCTACGTATAGTTAACCTtttcaaatcacctcccaaaagGCTCCATTGATGATTGACAGAAGGCCAACATGCTATCCAGTAACTTACCGCTAACTTTTAGAATGAAAAGAAATGTATAGACGCCAAATTTATCTCCTTATCCTCAATTTAGAGAAATTTTGATTTAAAAGCATAGAAGATACTGAACTGTGTGAGTGTTCATCTGGAATAGGTAAGCACACAATTCAGCACAAGAACAGCATTACCTGCTGTTCAGTTTGATGCAGCTGAGAAATGGGAACAATTTCAAGAGGTCATCCCGCAACTTGATGCTACTTCACTGAGATCAGACATATTACTGGAGCACATGAATACTACAAAGGATGTATCTGATTATCTTTGGTACACTTCCAGGTACCACAAAAGATCGTTAATATACCACTCGACTCAGAAGAATAGAGTAATAACATTAGATCAACTAGACCAGGACTGAAGGACATCTTTCAGCTAAAGTTACTGGCACAGTATGATGTAAACAAAATAATAACTGCATTCTAGGAACTATTGCCTTTTACTAATATCTGTGAAATCCATATGACAGTATCCAGCAGGATTTGCCGGACCAGCAGtcagttacactaagtgtgaaGTCCTTAGGCCATGTTTTACATGCTTTTGTGAATAGAGAACATGCAGGTAACCATTTCACTGTGGATGCAATATACAAAATGAGAATTGTGTCATGCAATTTGAAAAGTAA is a genomic window of Nicotiana tabacum cultivar K326 chromosome 16, ASM71507v2, whole genome shotgun sequence containing:
- the LOC107818278 gene encoding beta-galactosidase 16-like isoform X1: MKMQWLWRNWLAAAAVLLVVIAAASASAGGGNVSYDGRSLIIDGQRKMLFSGSIHYPRSTPDMWPSLISKAKEGGIDVIETYVFWNLHESQPGQYDFSGRRDIVAFIKQIQAQGLYACLRIGPYIEGEWTYGGFPFWLRDVPGIVFRSNNEPFKLYMQNFTTKIVNLMKSEGLYASQGGPIILSQIENEYQNVEKAFGENGPPYVLWAAQMAVELQTGVPWCMCKQDDAPDPVINACNGLRCGETFVGPNSPNKPSIWTENWTSFYQVYGQNATLRSAEDIAYHVALFIARKNGTFINYYMYHGGTNFGRTAAEFMITSYYDQAPLDEYGKQSRDFTYASKFSLLLTENSTTGLIRQPKWGHLKELHAAVKLCSETILSVFPSMQSLGEQQEAYVFSGDSGACAAFLVNIDNRKSVLVQFQNSSYELPRQSISILPDCKTVSFNTAKVSTQFSTRTALPAVQFDAAEKWEQFQEVIPQLDATSLRSDILLEHMNTTKDVSDYLWYTSSIQQDLPDQQSVTLSVKSLGHVLHAFVNREHAGSAHGQFRNTSFTLESTISLNKGTNNISLLSATVGLPDSGSFLEHRALGVQSVIIQDNSEAKNITNYSWGYQVGLLGEKLQIYSSEGSKSANWSSLSSSQPLTWYKSAFDAPEGDDPIALNLGSMGKGEAWVNGQSIGRYWVSFRTLAGIPSQTWYKVPRSFLQPGDNLLVLFEEETGNPLDITVDTISVTKPSLRKLV
- the LOC107818278 gene encoding beta-galactosidase 16-like isoform X3; protein product: MKMQWLWRNWLAAAAVLLVVIAAASASAGGGNVSYDGRSLIIDGQRKMLFSGSIHYPRSTPDMWPSLISKAKEGGIDVIETYVFWNLHESQPGQYDFSGRRDIVAFIKQIQAQGLYACLRIGPYIEGEWTYGGFPFWLRDVPGIVFRSNNEPFKLYMQNFTTKIVNLMKSEGLYASQGGPIILSQINACNGLRCGETFVGPNSPNKPSIWTENWTSFYQVYGQNATLRSAEDIAYHVALFIARKNGTFINYYMYHGGTNFGRTAAEFMITSYYDQAPLDEYGKQSRDFTYASKFSLLLTENSTTGLIRQPKWGHLKELHAAVKLCSETILSVFPSMQSLGEQQEAYVFSGDSGACAAFLVNIDNRKSVLVQFQNSSYELPRQSISILPDCKTVSFNTAKVSTQFSTRTALPAVQFDAAEKWEQFQEVIPQLDATSLRSDILLEHMNTTKDVSDYLWYTSSIQQDLPDQQSVTLSVKSLGHVLHAFVNREHAGSAHGQFRNTSFTLESTISLNKGTNNISLLSATVGLPDSGSFLEHRALGVQSVIIQDNSEAKNITNYSWGYQVGLLGEKLQIYSSEGSKSANWSSLSSSQPLTWYKSAFDAPEGDDPIALNLGSMGKGEAWVNGQSIGRYWVSFRTLAGIPSQTWYKVPRSFLQPGDNLLVLFEEETGNPLDITVDTISVTKPSLRKLV
- the LOC107818278 gene encoding beta-galactosidase 16-like isoform X2 — encoded protein: MKMQWLWRNWLAAAAVLLVVIAAASASAGGGNVSYDGRSLIIDGQRKMLFSGSIHYPRSTPDMWPSLISKAKEGGIDVIETYVFWNLHESQPGQYDFSGRRDIVAFIKQIQAQGLYACLRIGPYIEGEWTYGGFPFWLRDVPGIVFRSNNEPFKLYMQNFTTKIVNLMKSEGLYASQGGPIILSQIENEYQNVEKAFGENGPPYVLWAAQMAVELQTGVPWCMCKQDDAPDPVINACNGLRCGETFVGPNSPNKPSIWTENWTSFYQVYGQNATLRSAEDIAYHVALFIARKNGTFINYYMYHGGTNFGRTAAEFMITSYYDQAPLDEYGLIRQPKWGHLKELHAAVKLCSETILSVFPSMQSLGEQQEAYVFSGDSGACAAFLVNIDNRKSVLVQFQNSSYELPRQSISILPDCKTVSFNTAKVSTQFSTRTALPAVQFDAAEKWEQFQEVIPQLDATSLRSDILLEHMNTTKDVSDYLWYTSSIQQDLPDQQSVTLSVKSLGHVLHAFVNREHAGSAHGQFRNTSFTLESTISLNKGTNNISLLSATVGLPDSGSFLEHRALGVQSVIIQDNSEAKNITNYSWGYQVGLLGEKLQIYSSEGSKSANWSSLSSSQPLTWYKSAFDAPEGDDPIALNLGSMGKGEAWVNGQSIGRYWVSFRTLAGIPSQTWYKVPRSFLQPGDNLLVLFEEETGNPLDITVDTISVTKPSLRKLV